CCGGCAAAGAATCGAGGCACTCCGCAAAGAGCACGAGTTGAAGCAACAACGGCAGCACGAAGTAGAAACCCGCTATGATCTGGGATAATCCGGCCTGGTTTTGGGCCCTTTTCATTATACCTGTAATCCTGTGGATGCAGTACCGCTACTACCGGCAGCGGCGCATCTCTCATGTGACCTATTCGGATACCTCCGACCTGGATCTTCTTGCCGGTAACTGGCGCTCCTACGGCATTTTCGCCGCACCGCTCCTGCACATTCTGGCCGTCGCCCTCATCATCGCCGCCCTCGCCCGTCCCCAACAGGAACAGGTGTACACCGAGCGCCATGCAGAGGGCGTGGACATCATGCTTGTGATCGACATCTCCTCCTCCATGCTGGCCGAAGACATGCAGCCAAACCGCCTGATTGCCGTCAAGGAGGTGGCGTCCCGTTTTATCGACCGGAGAACCTCCGACCGGATCGGGCTGGTGGTATTTGCCCGGGAGAGTTTCACGCTGGTACCGCCCACCCTTGACTACCAGCTCCTCCAGGCGCAACTCGAACGGGTGGATCTGGGGATGGTGCGGGACGGCACCGCCATCGGCATGGGGCTGGCCACAGCCGTCAACCGCCTCCGGGAAAGCGATGCCGAAAGCCGGGTCATTATCCTGCTGACCGACGGCGAGAACAACGCCGGTGAAATCGATCCGCTTACCGCGGGCGAACTGGCCGCCGCGTTC
The sequence above is drawn from the Balneolales bacterium ANBcel1 genome and encodes:
- a CDS encoding VWA domain-containing protein gives rise to the protein MIWDNPAWFWALFIIPVILWMQYRYYRQRRISHVTYSDTSDLDLLAGNWRSYGIFAAPLLHILAVALIIAALARPQQEQVYTERHAEGVDIMLVIDISSSMLAEDMQPNRLIAVKEVASRFIDRRTSDRIGLVVFARESFTLVPPTLDYQLLQAQLERVDLGMVRDGTAIGMGLATAVNRLRESDAESRVIILLTDGENNAGEIDPLTAGELAAAFGLRVYTIGASTDARTAPYPIHDPIRGTRYHEIRVEIDETMMRSIAEMTGGRYFRATDNESLEAVYREIDGMEQSAFEEIEYREFEDRYQGYLAWGMILILLSFASDRWFFRTELS